From Methylomonas sp. EFPC3, a single genomic window includes:
- a CDS encoding class I SAM-dependent DNA methyltransferase produces the protein MNGETHSQLANFIWSICNLLRGPYKRNEYRKVILPLTVLRRFDCLLAPSKDVVFVESQKLQGKPERVIQARLQSLTGHRFYNLSRMQFDKNADHSLLNDPNNLAPNLNSYINGFSPNVRAIMEKFKFSEQIAHMAEKNILFEVVKAFAAIDLSPQRVDNVQMGYVFEELIRIGAEQSNEEAGEHFTPREVIKLMVNLLLDPEHDLAQSHVVKTIYDPACGTGGMLSVAEEYIRKLNADAQPKLFGQDFNDEAWAVCKSDMLIKGEDADNIILGDTFTRDGFDRDSDGNKWTFDYMLANPPFGVEWKQQQKTIQQEADTLGFAGRFGAGTPRINDGAFLFLQHMIAKMRPVAAGGSRIGIVFNGSPLFTGDAGSGESEIRRWIIENDWLEAIVALPDQLFYNTGISTYIWIISNRKELRRKGKVQLIDARNFWVPMEKSLGNKRRRIGDPSDKAKDPDHIGEITRIYANFQDGELYGRKIFRPYDDETPNKPLIVSKVFDNEDFGYHKITVERPLRLNFQASAERIARLEEQTAFINLASSSKKNETVRQQEIEAGRARQQQIRDFLAAFARRGEKSFARTGEKSFAPTCLDRTVFLNALRQTEQATGIRLSASELKVVLSALGERDEKAEICRDKQGNPEPDADLRDTETVPLKESIEAYFQREVLPHVPDAWIDHGKTKIGYEIPLNRHFYRYEAPRELEVIEAEIKTLEGEILDLLREVTA, from the coding sequence ATGAACGGCGAAACCCATAGCCAACTGGCCAATTTTATTTGGAGCATTTGCAACCTGCTGCGCGGCCCTTACAAGCGCAACGAATACCGCAAAGTGATTCTGCCGCTGACTGTATTGCGGCGCTTCGATTGCCTGCTGGCGCCCAGCAAGGATGTCGTATTTGTCGAATCCCAAAAGCTACAAGGCAAGCCCGAGCGCGTCATCCAGGCTAGATTGCAATCGCTAACCGGTCACCGCTTCTACAATCTGTCGCGGATGCAGTTCGACAAAAACGCCGATCATTCCCTGCTCAACGATCCGAACAATCTGGCGCCCAATCTAAATAGCTACATCAACGGTTTTTCGCCGAATGTCCGCGCCATCATGGAGAAGTTTAAATTCAGCGAGCAAATCGCCCACATGGCGGAAAAGAACATCCTGTTCGAAGTGGTCAAGGCCTTTGCCGCTATCGACCTGTCTCCGCAACGGGTCGATAACGTCCAGATGGGTTATGTCTTCGAAGAACTCATCCGTATCGGTGCCGAGCAATCGAACGAAGAAGCCGGAGAGCATTTCACCCCGCGTGAAGTCATCAAATTGATGGTTAACTTATTGTTGGACCCTGAACATGACTTGGCGCAAAGTCATGTGGTTAAAACCATTTACGACCCGGCGTGCGGCACCGGCGGCATGCTATCGGTAGCCGAGGAATACATCCGCAAGCTCAATGCAGATGCTCAGCCAAAACTCTTTGGCCAGGATTTTAACGACGAAGCTTGGGCGGTTTGTAAATCTGACATGCTGATCAAAGGCGAAGACGCCGACAACATAATCCTCGGCGACACCTTCACCCGCGACGGTTTTGACCGCGACAGCGACGGCAACAAATGGACGTTTGATTACATGCTGGCCAACCCGCCGTTTGGTGTGGAATGGAAACAGCAACAGAAAACCATCCAGCAAGAAGCCGATACCTTGGGTTTTGCCGGTAGATTTGGTGCCGGCACGCCGCGCATCAACGATGGTGCATTCCTGTTTCTGCAACACATGATTGCCAAAATGCGCCCAGTCGCGGCGGGTGGCAGCCGCATCGGCATTGTGTTTAATGGTTCGCCTTTATTTACCGGCGATGCGGGGAGCGGCGAAAGCGAAATCCGTCGCTGGATTATCGAAAACGACTGGCTGGAAGCCATCGTCGCCTTGCCGGACCAACTGTTCTACAACACCGGCATTTCCACGTACATCTGGATCATCAGCAACCGCAAGGAGCTGCGGCGCAAAGGCAAAGTGCAATTGATCGACGCCCGCAATTTCTGGGTGCCGATGGAAAAATCCCTGGGCAACAAACGCCGCCGCATTGGCGACCCCAGCGACAAAGCCAAAGACCCAGACCATATCGGCGAAATTACCCGCATCTATGCCAACTTTCAGGATGGCGAACTGTACGGGCGAAAAATTTTTCGCCCCTACGATGACGAAACTCCCAACAAGCCGCTGATTGTCAGCAAAGTGTTCGATAACGAAGACTTTGGTTATCACAAGATTACCGTCGAGCGTCCGCTCAGACTCAATTTTCAAGCTAGCGCCGAACGTATAGCCCGCCTGGAAGAGCAAACCGCATTTATTAACCTCGCCAGTAGCAGTAAAAAGAACGAAACCGTCCGCCAGCAGGAAATCGAAGCTGGCCGCGCCCGCCAACAACAAATCCGCGATTTCCTGGCCGCTTTTGCTCGTAGGGGCGAAAAATCTTTCGCCAGAACGGGCGAAAAATCTTTCGCCCCTACATGCCTGGATCGGACAGTGTTCCTAAATGCCCTGCGCCAAACCGAACAGGCAACTGGCATCCGCTTATCGGCCTCCGAACTGAAAGTGGTGCTTTCGGCTTTGGGAGAACGGGATGAAAAAGCAGAAATCTGTCGAGACAAACAAGGCAACCCGGAGCCGGATGCCGACTTGCGCGACACCGAAACCGTGCCGCTCAAGGAAAGCATCGAAGCTTATTTTCAACGCGAAGTGCTGCCGCACGTCCCCGACGCCTGGATAGATCACGGCAAAACCAAAATCGGCTACGAAATTCCGCTGAACCGTCATTTTTACCGTTACGAAGCACCGCGCGAACTGGAAGTCATCGAAGCCGAAATCAAAACCCTGGAAGGCGAGATACTCGACTTATTGAGGGAGGTGACGGCGTGA